One window from the genome of Macrobrachium rosenbergii isolate ZJJX-2024 chromosome 2, ASM4041242v1, whole genome shotgun sequence encodes:
- the LOC136843166 gene encoding neuroligin-1-like, with product MKFNLGYSSFVLALVLVLSGCVRESLAARSTRQLSQRRVRTKYGVLRGLLVNLGVQGLGDAEAFLGIPYASPPINNLRFMPPGSPSPWREEKVASQHKPVCPQRLPDIRNETEALRRMSAGRYQYLRRLLPYLRNQSEDCLYLNIYTPALVALLFHSMGSNDGGVANFNLVNVNDDDNSSDTVS from the exons ATGAAGTTCAATCTAGGATACAGTAGCTTTGTTCTAGCCCTCGTATTGGTGCTGTCGGGATGTGTTAGGGAAAGCCTGGCAGCTCGGTCCACCAGGCAGCTCAGCCAGAGACGCGTACGGACCAAGTATGGGGTCTTGAGAGGGCTTTTGGTGAATTTGGGAGTGCAGGGTCTGGGCGACGCCGAGGCATTCTTGGGTATTCCGTACGCCTCGCCGCCCATCAATAATCTAAGGTTCATGCCCCCGGGGTCTCCGTCGCCATGGAGGGAGGAAAAAGTAGCCAGCCAGCATAAGCCTGTCTGTCCGCAAAGACTTCCGGACATTCGCAACGAAACGGAAGCCCTGAGGAGGATGAGCGCTGGCAGGTACCAGTACCTGAGGCGTCTCTTGCCTTACCTAAGAAACCAAAGTGAGGATTGTCTCTACCTTAACATCTACACTCCAGCTCTAG ttgcGCTTCTTTTTCATTCCATGGGCAGTAATGATGGTGGCGTTGCTAATTTTAATCTTGTAAATGTtaacgatgatgataatagtagTGATACAGTATCATGA